A genomic window from Babylonia areolata isolate BAREFJ2019XMU chromosome 9, ASM4173473v1, whole genome shotgun sequence includes:
- the LOC143286019 gene encoding uncharacterized protein LOC143286019, with product MFVHVVVVICAFVVTGRAQPNNDNDRDNGNFNVGEAPLARPNINNTEGSPFYLTELDSLDNIPNFPGAFVFWPDSDEEWEGPEEDPGDTGLQDSLLSDCPPDSNPCDQVCYLIGVDTTICDCHPGHALLPDGESCRDIDECDLGYCGENGVCTNTEGSYVCTCFSGFLPGSDGICVDFDECADPEVCRGTGVCDNLPGSYRCLCPSGYHYVIDDCQDVNECLTGVCGENTYCNNTEGSYNCHCLDGYRFNANGSCVDIDECASDPCPGILRCMNGEGTYFCSCPQGYRRQGDSCLDVDECQEGDNACDPNADCSNVNGTYFCQCHSGFTGNGFVCFDINECRISNGQCSQECVNTQGSFYCQCQPGFQLQADNATCEDVDECSENNGGCQQHCQNDPGSFHCLCGSGYQLHADGFTCVDVNECQESEGDRCEYSCTNLEGSFECSCPPHLVLAPDGLTCGAISSCDQRNGGCEQLCVTLPGGGFRCDCVLGYQLTTDGVRCQDVNECQEMNGGCQQECLNSVGSYRCACQEGYILRRDRNNQDVCEAVCDPPCRNNGQCVSPNECLCLPGYPGPQCSPLCQPPCSHGGTCMRHNYCSCSSGWSGPGCKVAVCEPQCRNGGRCFAPNTCQCTEGFTGSICQTATCSPSCQNGGLCVRPNVCACRNHHTGPRCERRLPSHPDYSLCDPPCVNGGQCLSYNRCRCPPGYRGRRCEHPFRAVCRPPCSNGGTCIHGNRCQCPEGTSGRRCQNSVCRLVTYTQSIRRGMRRPVPEAYTVPCGRFGWNTCTAYRMVQRFVYVTAFKVGYRRTCDP from the exons ATGTTTGTACATGTGGTGGTGGTCATCTGTGCTTTCGTCGTCACCGGGAGAGCTCAGCCCAACAATGACAACGACCGTGACAATGGCAACTTCAACGTTGGGGAGGCGCCGCTTGCTAGGCCGAACATCAAC AACACTGAAGGGTCGCCCTTCTATTTGACCGAACTGGACTCCTTGGACAACATCCCTAACTTTCCCGGAGCTTTCGTCTTTTGGCCGGACTCTGACGAGGAATGGGAGGGGCCAGAAGAAGACCCAG GGGACACGGGGCTCCAGGACAGCTTGCTGAGTGACTGTCCACCCGACAGCAACCCCTGCGACCAGGTGTGCTACCTCATCGGGGTGGACACCACCATCTGCGACTGCCACCCGGGTCATGCCCTGCTACCCGACGGGGAGTCTTGCAGAG ACATTGACGAATGTGACCTGGGCTACTGTGGAGAGAACGGCGTTTGCACCAACACGGAAGGCAGCTATGTGTGCACGTGCTTCTCTGGGTTTCTTCCTGGCTCCGACGGGATTTGTGTTG actttGACGAGTGTGCAGACCCCGAGGTGTGTCGGGGTACCGGGGTGTGTGACAACCTACCCGGTTCCTACCGCTGTCTGTGTCCCTCCGGGTACCACTACGTCATTGACGACTGTCAGG ATGTGAATGAGTGCCTCACGGGGGTGTGCGGGGAGAACACCTATTGCAACAACACGGAGGGCAGCTATAACTGTCACTGTCTGGACGGCTATCGCTTCAATGCGAACGGCTcttgtgttg ATATAGACGAGTGTGCCAGTGACCCATGTCCCGGAATCCTGCGCTGTATGAACGGGGAAGGGACATATTTCTGCTCCTGTCCGCAGGGCTATAGACGTCAAGGAGACAGCTgtcttg acGTGGACGAATGCCAGGAAGGGGACAACGCCTGTGACCCGAACGCTGACTGCAGTAACGTCAACGGCACCTACTTCTGTCAGTGCCACAGCGGGTTCACCGGCAACGGCTTCGTCTGCTTCG ACATTAACGAGTGCCGTATCAGCAATGGACAGTGCAGCCAGGAGTGTGTCAACACTCAGGGATCGTTCTACTGCCAGTGCCAGCCGGGATTTCAGCTGCAGGCGGACAACGCGACCTGTGAGG ACGTTGACGAGTGCTCGGAGAACAATGGAGGGTGCCAGCAGCATTGCCAGAACGACCCTGGCAGCTTCCACTGTCTATGTGGCTCTGGATACCAACTTCATGCCGATGGCTTCACCTGTGTTG ACGTCAACGAATGCCAAGAGAGCGAAGGCGACCGCTGTGAGTACTCCTGCACTAACCTGGAGGGGTCGTTTGAGTGCTCGTGTCCGCCTCACCTGGTGCTCGCCCCTGACGGTCTTACATGCGGAG CCATTTCCAGCTGTGACCAGCGGAACGGGGGCTGTGAACAGCTGTGTGTCACCTTGCCAGGCGGGGGGTTTCGCTGTGACTGCGTCCTTGGTTACCAGCTGACCACTGATGGCGTCCGCTGCCAGG ACGTGAACGAGTGCCAGGAGATGAATGGGGGGTGTCAACAGGAATGCCTCAACTCTGTCGGAAGTTACCGCTGCGCATGTCAGGAAGGGTACATCCTGCGCAGGGACCGGAACAACCAGGACGTTTGTGAAG CGGTGTGCGACCCCCCGTGTCGGAACAACGGGCAGTGTGTGTCCCCCAACGAGTGCCTCTGCCTTCCCGGCTATCCTGGCCCTCAGTGCTCAC cgctGTGCCAGCCGCCCTGTTCCCACGGAGGCACCTGCATGAGGCACAACTACTGTAGCTGTTCCTCAGGCTGGTCCGGACCCGGCTGTAAAGTGG cggtgtgCGAGCCTCAGTGCAGGAACGGAGGGAGGTGTTTCGCTCCCAACACCTGTCAGTGCACAGAGGGCTTCACTGGATCCATCTGTCAAACAg CCACGTGCTCGCCGTCCTGTCAGAACGGAGGCCTGTGTGTCCGTCCCAACGTGTGTGCCTGCAGGAACCATCACACCGGACCTCGCTGTGAGAGACGTCTGCCCTCACACCCAg actactCCCTGTGTGACCCGCCTTGTGTGAACGGAGGCCAGTGCCTGTCCTACAACCGTTGTCGCTGTCCGCCGGGCTATCGGGGACGACGATGTGAACACC CATTTCGAGCTGTCTGCCGCCCTCCATGTTCCAACGGGGGCACGTGTATCCATGGCAACAGATGCCAGTGTCCAGAGGGCACCAGCGGACGACGGTGCCAGAATAG CGTCTGTCGCTTAGTGACGTATACACAGTCCATACGGCGGGGCATGCGCAGACCAGTGCCAGAGGCCTACACGGTTCCCTGTGGACGTTTCGGATGGAACACCTGCACtgcttacag aatgGTACAGCGCTTTGTCTACGTGACGGCTTTCAAGGTCGGCTACAGGCGCACATGTGACCCGTGA